One window of Tepidanaerobacter acetatoxydans Re1 genomic DNA carries:
- a CDS encoding RAMP superfamily CRISPR-associated protein gives MSEYKITIKLESNCMLGAGEGWGSVIDADIVFDNVGLPYLPARRLKGCLRESAKEVLEMMECAGIKKFESQIIDKVFGCSGDATGAGIVFNNLYLPNYKDVYDWCKWALQECNSAVSPEIIVNSFTSIKQQTSINNEGIADDKSLRTFRVLKRGIEFEGAVNIKEEDKEAVDLLALACLNLRYIGTMRNRGYGKIVCRFKKGNEDLSQSCIEQIEREAI, from the coding sequence ATGAGTGAATATAAGATAACTATAAAACTTGAGTCAAACTGCATGCTGGGAGCAGGTGAAGGATGGGGATCGGTTATTGATGCGGATATTGTTTTTGATAATGTTGGATTGCCATATTTACCGGCGCGCCGCTTAAAGGGTTGTCTTAGAGAAAGTGCAAAAGAAGTATTGGAAATGATGGAATGTGCAGGTATTAAAAAATTTGAAAGTCAAATAATTGATAAGGTTTTTGGCTGTTCAGGCGATGCCACTGGCGCCGGTATAGTTTTTAATAATTTATATTTACCAAATTATAAAGATGTATACGATTGGTGCAAGTGGGCTTTACAGGAATGTAATAGTGCAGTATCTCCTGAAATAATAGTTAATTCATTTACAAGCATAAAACAGCAGACGTCAATTAATAATGAAGGGATAGCAGATGATAAAAGCTTGAGAACGTTCAGAGTTTTAAAGCGAGGGATAGAATTTGAAGGTGCTGTTAACATAAAAGAAGAAGATAAGGAAGCCGTTGATCTACTTGCTCTTGCCTGCCTAAACCTTCGATATATAGGCACTATGCGCAATAGAGGCTATGGGAAAATTGTATGCAGATTTAAGAAGGGAAATGAGGATTTATCACAGAGCTGTATAGAGCAGATAGAAAGAGAGGCGATATAG
- a CDS encoding RAMP superfamily CRISPR-associated protein: protein MDNAKVTGRFLIRGKLDLESPLLIGTGEKGYIDISVQKDDNGIPYIPASSMRGVLRHYFFNNLTIQGTDKTQIEYFWGSSKNQDDKDTYQSSFILEDLYALNKPNIVVRDGIKIDNKRGIAEDEKKFDYEVVEPGAEFGFNAEVVLRECFSKEMFLKIISTLISALENGQISLGSMTTKGFGRCRLSECKVYEYDFTQGTNKTKDVILWLKGESTEEQLITLDLNEIFLPKKNKFSLKATFNIRNSLIVKAYTGMPKEPDSIHIISAGKDILPGTSLKGALRARAVKIINTLEGQSDELVKELFGWASDEASDKNKKIKSRLILDEAYIQNSVKETQFRTKIDRFTGGVIKTALFDSTPVWSGKDNAKVTINIEINDCKNWEAGLVMLLLKDLWTGDLAAGGEKNIGRGTFEGQSAEIYFNGNHYIIEQRGDKLRVNCGKDELENLVSAFVEKCKSGRAGV, encoded by the coding sequence ATGGATAACGCAAAAGTAACCGGGCGATTTTTGATTAGGGGAAAGCTTGACCTAGAATCTCCACTTTTAATAGGAACAGGTGAAAAAGGCTATATAGATATCTCTGTTCAAAAAGATGATAACGGCATCCCGTACATACCTGCATCATCTATGCGCGGTGTTCTCAGACATTATTTTTTTAACAATCTTACTATCCAAGGCACTGACAAGACACAGATAGAATATTTTTGGGGTTCGAGCAAAAATCAGGATGATAAAGATACATATCAAAGTTCTTTTATCTTGGAAGATTTATATGCTTTAAATAAGCCCAATATTGTTGTCAGAGATGGGATTAAGATTGACAACAAGCGAGGAATCGCCGAAGATGAGAAAAAGTTTGATTATGAAGTTGTTGAACCGGGGGCAGAGTTCGGTTTTAATGCTGAGGTTGTGCTTAGAGAATGCTTTTCTAAAGAAATGTTTTTAAAAATTATTTCAACATTAATAAGTGCGTTAGAAAATGGTCAAATATCCCTAGGGTCAATGACTACAAAAGGGTTTGGAAGATGTCGACTGTCGGAATGCAAAGTTTATGAATATGATTTTACACAAGGTACTAATAAAACCAAAGATGTTATACTGTGGCTGAAAGGTGAAAGTACAGAGGAACAATTAATCACCTTGGATTTAAATGAGATATTCTTACCTAAAAAAAATAAATTTTCATTAAAAGCTACTTTTAATATAAGAAATTCACTTATAGTCAAAGCATATACTGGAATGCCAAAAGAGCCTGATTCTATTCACATAATTTCGGCAGGAAAAGATATTCTCCCTGGGACATCGTTGAAAGGCGCGCTTAGAGCAAGGGCAGTTAAGATAATTAATACATTAGAAGGGCAAAGCGATGAGCTGGTAAAAGAACTTTTTGGCTGGGCATCAGATGAAGCTTCAGATAAGAACAAAAAAATAAAGAGTCGGTTAATTTTAGATGAAGCATATATTCAAAATTCCGTAAAAGAGACACAGTTTAGAACAAAAATTGACAGATTTACTGGAGGCGTTATCAAAACAGCACTTTTTGATTCAACTCCTGTCTGGAGCGGAAAGGATAATGCCAAGGTTACAATAAATATTGAAATAAATGACTGCAAAAACTGGGAAGCGGGCCTTGTGATGTTGCTTTTAAAGGATTTGTGGACGGGCGACCTTGCTGCAGGTGGCGAGAAAAATATAGGTAGAGGTACCTTCGAAGGACAATCAGCAGAAATTTACTTTAATGGAAATCATTATATTATAGAACAAAGAGGAGATAAGTTGCGAGTTAATTGCGGTAAAGATGAACTCGAAAATTTGGTAAGTGCTTTTGTGGAAAAATGCAAATCCGGGAGGGCAGGAGTATGA
- the csx19 gene encoding CRISPR-associated protein Csx19 produces the protein MNGLKLANIKSTSKPMELNIASWQDLQKNINENFKEKSYAVVYLDYKVLIGKINEKNLKFYNDEVFDPKFIVKMRVFNEEKELLLWRRDEYKFEGRMRLDNEGDNIQYFVEVDQVLWGNPKSINNEWTVLKEARGTEIYIPYLYKPEYSSSKRLAIRTRNYVGYNEIGQAGYTDCRFVSFCEGGK, from the coding sequence ATGAACGGATTAAAACTAGCTAATATTAAAAGCACCTCAAAGCCCATGGAATTAAATATTGCAAGCTGGCAAGATCTGCAAAAAAACATAAATGAAAACTTTAAAGAAAAAAGTTACGCAGTTGTTTATCTGGATTACAAAGTTTTAATAGGAAAAATAAATGAAAAAAATTTGAAATTTTATAATGATGAAGTATTTGATCCGAAGTTTATAGTAAAAATGCGAGTATTTAATGAAGAGAAAGAACTTTTGTTGTGGCGACGGGATGAATATAAATTTGAAGGCAGAATGAGACTGGATAATGAAGGCGATAATATTCAGTACTTCGTAGAAGTCGATCAAGTGCTCTGGGGAAACCCAAAAAGCATTAATAATGAATGGACTGTGCTGAAGGAAGCGAGAGGAACAGAAATTTACATTCCATACCTATATAAACCGGAATATTCTAGCAGTAAGAGGCTGGCGATAAGAACACGAAATTATGTTGGCTATAATGAAATTGGACAGGCTGGATATACTGACTGCCGTTTCGTGAGCTTTTGTGAAGGGGGAAAATAA
- a CDS encoding TIGR03986 family CRISPR-associated RAMP protein: MEKAKLINIRKSKKGKLIGEVQFEDGKTMSIPPGAKLNVSLNNIECSIERNSGAITNITIDEKVIFSKASNSDPVSQKINKKHYTNKTTKQASNKAAQPSKAHAPYNFIPLNDTVIEGQPIPDFDCYHSEHAGLKRFNGYIECQLESITPIYIRDTYTTEEIIKKEESNEDNPDFFSPGGIARIPGSSLRGMIRTMVEIMSWGKFGFYEDKRLFYRGLADKSNLRLEYQNNMSSYDRNTRKSSYKYTIGDHIPENLKRKELIDIPESIFGKISEKQSFASRVFFEDATLMPGQNDIFVSDEPLTPKILSSPKPTTFQHYLEQPSDVTVKNLNHWNTKEAKIRGYKLYWHKDGLGWEYEGNDEEKAKNKRILTKIKPIKPGIKFKYRIRFENLSQEEIGAILFAIDLPENCYHKIGMGKPLGLGTIKIRPALFLINRESRYTNLFENENWNLGVEESNIQKFKDAFEQYVLNQVNKLENSDLSSLWNHERMKHLKVILDFENTKLKGWKQETDYMELKEFKNRPVLSKPLEVYNKFTTN; the protein is encoded by the coding sequence ATGGAAAAGGCAAAGCTAATTAACATAAGAAAAAGCAAAAAAGGCAAACTCATAGGAGAAGTTCAGTTTGAAGATGGCAAAACTATGTCAATACCACCCGGAGCAAAATTGAATGTATCTTTAAATAACATAGAATGCAGTATAGAACGAAACAGTGGAGCAATTACAAATATTACGATTGATGAAAAGGTTATATTCTCAAAAGCAAGTAACAGTGATCCGGTTTCCCAAAAAATAAATAAAAAACATTATACTAACAAAACTACAAAGCAGGCTAGTAATAAAGCTGCGCAACCTTCAAAAGCCCATGCCCCATATAATTTCATACCATTAAATGATACTGTGATCGAAGGACAGCCAATACCTGATTTTGATTGTTATCACAGCGAGCATGCTGGTTTAAAAAGATTTAACGGTTATATAGAATGTCAACTTGAGAGCATAACACCCATATATATAAGAGATACATATACAACTGAAGAGATAATAAAAAAAGAGGAAAGTAACGAAGATAATCCTGATTTTTTCTCGCCTGGAGGTATTGCTCGAATTCCGGGAAGCAGCTTAAGAGGTATGATAAGAACCATGGTTGAGATAATGAGTTGGGGGAAGTTTGGATTCTATGAAGATAAGCGCTTGTTTTATCGCGGACTTGCTGACAAATCAAATTTAAGACTAGAATATCAGAACAATATGTCATCTTATGATAGAAACACAAGAAAATCCTCTTATAAATATACTATTGGCGATCATATTCCGGAAAATCTCAAACGAAAAGAACTAATAGATATACCTGAATCAATCTTTGGAAAGATATCAGAGAAACAAAGCTTTGCTTCACGAGTATTTTTCGAAGATGCTACCTTAATGCCTGGTCAAAATGATATTTTTGTCTCTGACGAGCCCCTTACGCCAAAAATACTTTCCAGTCCTAAGCCTACAACGTTCCAACACTATCTAGAACAACCTTCAGATGTTACTGTAAAAAATTTAAACCATTGGAATACTAAAGAGGCGAAAATACGAGGGTACAAGCTTTACTGGCATAAAGATGGTTTAGGTTGGGAGTATGAAGGCAACGATGAAGAGAAAGCAAAGAATAAAAGAATATTAACTAAAATAAAGCCAATTAAACCCGGAATAAAATTTAAATATAGGATTAGATTTGAGAATTTATCTCAAGAAGAAATAGGGGCCATACTCTTTGCAATTGATTTGCCTGAGAACTGTTACCATAAAATAGGTATGGGGAAACCGCTAGGCCTCGGGACAATTAAAATAAGGCCGGCATTATTCCTTATTAATCGAGAAAGCCGATACACTAATCTTTTTGAGAATGAAAATTGGAATCTAGGAGTCGAAGAAAGCAACATACAAAAATTTAAAGATGCCTTCGAACAATATGTACTTAACCAAGTAAATAAACTCGAAAACAGCGATTTATCTTCACTCTGGAACCATGAGAGGATGAAACATCTTAAAGTAATACTCGATTTTGAAAATACTAAGCTTAAGGGTTGGAAACAAGAAACTGACTATATGGAACTTAAAGAGTTTAAAAATAGACCTGTTTTATCAAAACCGCTTGAAGTTTATAATAAGTTTACAACTAATTAA
- the csx20 gene encoding CRISPR-associated protein Csx20: MRQAFLLFSHQLTKSQQDELENKFKVDKIIYLPSDLQSIWSNVPPELPSIKDYLEEIFCWLKEHSKPNDIVLVQGEFGAVFLTANFCIKEGLVPIYSTTRRDVAETILDDETIQTKRNFIHVRFREFEKWD; encoded by the coding sequence ATGAGACAAGCATTTTTACTTTTTTCACACCAACTTACAAAATCGCAGCAAGATGAACTTGAAAATAAATTTAAAGTAGATAAAATTATTTACCTTCCGTCAGACCTGCAAAGTATTTGGTCAAATGTTCCACCGGAACTTCCTTCAATAAAGGATTATCTAGAAGAAATTTTTTGTTGGCTAAAAGAACATTCAAAGCCAAATGATATAGTATTAGTCCAAGGAGAATTTGGAGCGGTCTTTTTAACGGCTAACTTTTGCATAAAAGAAGGACTTGTTCCTATATATTCTACTACTAGAAGAGATGTGGCAGAGACAATTCTTGATGATGAAACCATTCAGACGAAACGAAATTTTATCCATGTAAGATTTAGAGAGTTTGAAAAATGGGACTAA
- a CDS encoding helix-turn-helix domain-containing protein — MNIGHRIKQIRIAKGLQGIQLAEKVGITNVYLSYLENGTKIPSIETLQKICDALGITLSEFFMDENANLPPEYQELIENVKVLSPKQLELLNEFLKTLRQ; from the coding sequence ATGAATATAGGGCACCGAATAAAACAAATTAGAATAGCCAAGGGATTACAGGGCATTCAGCTTGCAGAGAAAGTTGGAATTACCAATGTGTATTTGAGCTATTTAGAAAATGGAACTAAAATTCCTTCTATTGAAACCCTCCAAAAAATCTGCGATGCTTTGGGCATTACGCTCTCCGAATTTTTTATGGATGAAAATGCTAATCTACCTCCTGAATATCAAGAGCTTATTGAAAATGTTAAGGTGCTTTCCCCTAAACAATTAGAGCTGTTAAATGAATTTTTGAAGACGTTAAGACAATAG
- a CDS encoding serine dehydratase subunit alpha family protein, with protein MSNELYQKAIEQVKEEMVPALGVTEPAAIALSAAKAYEVIGGEVKKVTVWVDEGVFKNGFSCAIPGTCEKGNEMAAALGVIAGKPDFGLRVLEDVTEEDVSRAKELIKEGKIEIKVKRGVSDIFIDAIVETDKGKGRAVIKDKHTNIVLVEKDGKEIFKKQLETKTSEGKAFDISRLKLKDLIDIAEHAPYEDISFILEAVRVNDELAQAGKQGEGMELGRGISDLIEEGYLKEDILTYAMAYTGYAVDARMGGVSKPAMSICGSGDHGLVATLPLIAIANKKEIPEEKLVRSILLSYLVTMYIKTFAGRLSAFCGCAVAAGTGSSAGICYLLGGNNEQIGFTIDNMAADITGIICDGGNFGCSLKAVTAASTAILSALLALKNIHIPKDSGIVGNTVEETMQNIGKIASPGMTKTNDVILDIMINRHD; from the coding sequence ATGTCAAATGAACTTTATCAAAAGGCCATAGAACAGGTAAAGGAGGAGATGGTTCCAGCTTTGGGGGTTACAGAGCCTGCTGCTATTGCGCTTTCTGCAGCTAAAGCTTATGAAGTGATTGGAGGTGAGGTAAAGAAGGTTACTGTTTGGGTGGATGAGGGCGTTTTTAAAAATGGGTTTTCGTGTGCTATCCCAGGAACTTGCGAAAAAGGAAATGAGATGGCGGCAGCACTTGGTGTAATAGCCGGAAAGCCGGATTTTGGTTTAAGGGTTCTAGAAGATGTGACAGAGGAAGATGTTTCAAGGGCAAAGGAGCTGATCAAAGAAGGAAAAATTGAGATAAAAGTAAAACGAGGCGTATCAGACATTTTCATAGATGCGATAGTTGAAACTGATAAGGGTAAAGGTAGAGCTGTCATCAAAGATAAACATACCAATATAGTTTTAGTAGAAAAAGACGGAAAAGAAATTTTTAAAAAACAGCTGGAAACCAAAACTTCAGAAGGCAAGGCTTTTGATATATCAAGGCTAAAACTCAAAGACCTGATAGATATAGCAGAGCACGCACCATATGAGGATATAAGCTTTATATTGGAAGCAGTTAGGGTCAATGATGAACTTGCCCAGGCAGGCAAGCAGGGTGAAGGCATGGAATTAGGAAGGGGGATATCAGATCTTATAGAAGAAGGATATTTGAAAGAAGACATATTAACTTATGCTATGGCTTATACGGGATATGCTGTTGATGCACGTATGGGAGGAGTTTCAAAACCTGCCATGTCCATATGCGGAAGTGGTGACCATGGTCTTGTAGCAACGCTGCCCCTCATAGCAATAGCCAATAAAAAAGAAATACCAGAAGAAAAACTTGTAAGATCAATACTTCTAAGCTATCTTGTTACAATGTACATAAAAACTTTTGCCGGTAGGCTTTCAGCTTTTTGCGGCTGTGCTGTTGCTGCAGGCACAGGATCAAGTGCGGGCATATGCTACCTTTTAGGCGGAAATAATGAACAAATAGGATTTACCATAGATAACATGGCAGCGGATATCACGGGTATAATCTGTGACGGCGGTAACTTTGGCTGCTCACTTAAAGCTGTAACAGCTGCAAGCACCGCCATACTTTCGGCACTTTTGGCATTAAAAAATATCCATATACCCAAAGACAGCGGTATCGTAGGAAATACAGTGGAAGAAACCATGCAAAACATTGGGAAAATAGCATCACCGGGAATGACAAAGACAAACGATGTTATTTTGGACATTATGATAAATAGACATGATTAA
- a CDS encoding Na+/H+ antiporter NhaC family protein, whose protein sequence is MFAVATGTGFGTIATMGFILYPAGLLLGSNPAVLGGAILSGAAFGDNLAPVSDTTIISATSQTYKYKEGTAEIGGVVKSRFKYVIVAGIIAAVLFWFFGGSATSTNTESAAKILTEYQNPMGLLLLIPTAVVIWMAVKGKSIFATLSTGIILAIIIGLAAGLFSVADLAMIEDGAVVGAIPDGVAGMTTVSILLMVVVSMGNLLVKSGCMETTVNWLNEKVIKTPRDADLAIFLLSTIFGILIAAINTIANICVSPFVNAIGRKSDLHPYRRADILSTAVCSFPFFVPYGGCVLLLLGTMKSVSSTYPFVQPLDPSSLFFTVFYSWAVWFVTLFACISGWGRELEGEDGGRVKHPSA, encoded by the coding sequence ATTTTTGCGGTAGCAACCGGCACGGGTTTCGGCACTATTGCCACAATGGGCTTTATCCTTTACCCTGCCGGACTTCTTTTAGGCTCAAATCCTGCTGTGCTGGGAGGAGCTATTTTAAGCGGTGCAGCCTTTGGAGATAATCTGGCACCGGTTTCGGATACCACCATAATATCTGCAACCAGTCAAACATATAAATACAAAGAAGGAACTGCAGAGATAGGCGGAGTGGTCAAAAGCCGTTTTAAGTATGTAATAGTTGCCGGAATTATTGCAGCGGTGCTGTTTTGGTTTTTTGGAGGAAGTGCAACTTCAACAAATACAGAAAGCGCAGCAAAAATACTTACAGAATACCAAAATCCAATGGGCCTTCTCCTTCTTATCCCAACTGCTGTTGTAATTTGGATGGCAGTAAAAGGAAAGAGCATCTTTGCGACACTTAGCACAGGGATAATACTTGCTATAATAATCGGGCTAGCAGCCGGGCTGTTTAGCGTGGCGGATCTTGCTATGATTGAAGATGGTGCGGTTGTAGGAGCAATTCCTGATGGTGTTGCAGGCATGACGACAGTTTCTATACTTTTGATGGTGGTTGTATCCATGGGTAATTTGCTTGTTAAAAGTGGCTGTATGGAAACTACTGTAAATTGGTTAAATGAGAAAGTCATCAAAACTCCAAGAGACGCAGACCTTGCAATATTCTTACTGTCGACGATCTTTGGCATACTTATAGCTGCTATAAATACTATAGCAAATATATGTGTATCACCGTTTGTAAATGCAATAGGGCGAAAAAGCGACCTACACCCATATAGACGTGCCGATATCCTGAGTACAGCTGTTTGCTCGTTCCCATTTTTCGTGCCTTATGGCGGATGCGTTTTGCTATTGCTAGGCACCATGAAATCAGTGTCTTCCACATATCCTTTTGTGCAACCCCTAGACCCCTCCTCGCTCTTTTTCACCGTTTTTTACAGTTGGGCAGTTTGGTTTGTGACACTATTCGCATGCATTTCAGGCTGGGGCAGGGAGCTTGAAGGAGAAGACGGAGGAAGAGTTAAACACCCATCGGCATGA
- a CDS encoding aldehyde dehydrogenase family protein — MNKPIDKNYQLLIGGRWVDAKDGETFETNNPANGELLATCANAGKEDVDEAVKAAWKAFETWKDVSAQEKSGILLKIADLIDENAEKLAMIETLDNGKPIRETRNIDVPLSSDHFRYFAGAIRAEEGQAVMIDKNTLSIILREPIGVVGQIIPWNFPLLMAAWKLAPALAAGCTVVIKPSSSTPLSILELGKLINDVLPPGVVNIVTGSGATTGNYMLEHPGFRKLAFTGSTEVGYSIAEAAAKKLIPSTLELGGKSANIYFPDCPWEKAIEGVQLGILFNQGQVCCAGSRVFVHEDIYEEFLAECVEAFKKIKVGLPWEEDTIMGTQINEGQLKKILNYIEIGKQEGARLACGGSRITENGLDKGCFMQPTIFADVDNKMRIAQEEIFGPVACFLKFKDEEEVIKMANDSEYGLGGAVWTKDINRALKVARGIETGRMWINDYNNLPAHTPFGGYKKSGIGRETHHMMLDHYTQKKNIMISMNENKAGLY, encoded by the coding sequence TTGAATAAACCTATTGACAAAAATTATCAATTGTTAATTGGAGGTCGATGGGTGGATGCAAAGGATGGGGAGACGTTTGAGACTAACAACCCGGCAAATGGCGAGCTGTTAGCAACTTGTGCCAATGCCGGTAAGGAAGATGTGGATGAAGCAGTTAAAGCTGCATGGAAGGCATTTGAAACGTGGAAAGATGTTAGTGCACAAGAAAAATCAGGAATATTACTTAAAATAGCCGATCTGATTGATGAAAATGCTGAAAAACTTGCTATGATTGAAACTCTCGACAACGGTAAACCCATTCGAGAAACACGAAACATTGATGTGCCGCTAAGTTCTGATCATTTTCGGTATTTTGCCGGAGCTATCAGGGCTGAAGAAGGCCAAGCCGTAATGATTGACAAGAACACCTTAAGCATTATCTTAAGAGAGCCGATTGGAGTTGTCGGCCAGATAATTCCATGGAACTTCCCGCTGCTGATGGCGGCATGGAAGTTGGCACCAGCATTGGCTGCAGGATGTACGGTTGTTATTAAGCCGTCGTCTTCAACACCTTTGAGCATTTTAGAATTAGGTAAATTGATCAATGATGTTCTTCCCCCGGGAGTTGTGAACATCGTAACTGGCAGCGGAGCCACCACAGGAAATTATATGTTGGAACATCCGGGATTTAGAAAACTTGCCTTTACAGGTTCAACCGAAGTAGGCTACAGTATAGCCGAGGCGGCAGCTAAAAAGTTGATTCCGTCAACACTAGAGCTTGGTGGAAAATCCGCAAATATTTATTTCCCAGACTGCCCATGGGAGAAGGCTATAGAAGGGGTGCAACTGGGCATCTTGTTCAATCAAGGGCAAGTTTGCTGCGCAGGCTCCAGGGTATTTGTGCATGAAGATATTTATGAAGAATTCCTTGCAGAATGTGTTGAAGCCTTTAAGAAAATCAAGGTTGGTTTGCCATGGGAAGAAGATACTATTATGGGAACGCAGATTAATGAAGGTCAGTTGAAAAAGATTTTAAACTATATTGAAATTGGAAAACAAGAAGGGGCAAGACTTGCCTGCGGCGGTTCTCGCATCACTGAAAATGGCTTAGATAAAGGATGCTTTATGCAGCCTACGATTTTTGCCGATGTTGATAACAAAATGAGGATTGCTCAAGAAGAGATTTTTGGGCCGGTAGCATGTTTCTTGAAGTTTAAGGATGAAGAAGAAGTAATAAAAATGGCAAATGACAGCGAATACGGATTGGGCGGCGCTGTGTGGACTAAGGATATAAACAGGGCGCTTAAAGTTGCAAGAGGAATAGAGACAGGCCGTATGTGGATAAATGATTATAACAACCTGCCTGCTCATACTCCCTTCGGAGGCTATAAGAAATCCGGAATTGGCCGCGAAACTCACCATATGATGCTTGACCATTATACTCAGAAGAAGAATATAATGATAAGTATGAATGAAAATAAGGCTGGCTTATACTAA
- a CDS encoding ferritin-like domain-containing protein, producing MSEDFVDLKGCKTPETYNKCAYPAPYPEIKVARENPYYGKLLLEDYAGRAGELTAVNQYIYHHFVLEPEYEEVAELLSCVALVEMHHMEILADTILKLGVDPRQRTIATNEVEIYWDAGFVYYGTVLCDMITANIAGEWAAISNYRKHQQMINDLYVKKILERIILDEIYHVQLFSQVTEKYCKPNIKKE from the coding sequence ATGAGTGAAGACTTTGTTGATTTAAAAGGGTGCAAAACTCCTGAAACCTATAATAAATGTGCGTATCCGGCACCTTATCCGGAAATTAAGGTGGCAAGGGAAAATCCTTACTACGGCAAACTTTTGCTTGAAGATTATGCAGGTAGAGCCGGTGAACTTACAGCAGTAAATCAATATATTTATCATCATTTTGTGTTGGAACCGGAATACGAAGAAGTAGCTGAACTCTTGTCCTGTGTAGCATTGGTGGAAATGCATCATATGGAAATTCTTGCTGATACCATATTAAAATTGGGAGTAGATCCCCGTCAAAGAACCATAGCGACAAACGAAGTCGAAATATACTGGGATGCAGGCTTCGTATATTATGGAACAGTCCTTTGTGACATGATAACTGCTAATATTGCCGGTGAATGGGCGGCCATAAGCAATTACCGCAAACATCAACAGATGATAAACGATCTTTATGTGAAAAAGATTTTGGAAAGGATTATCTTGGATGAAATATATCATGTTCAGTTATTTAGCCAAGTAACTGAAAAATACTGTAAACCGAATATAAAAAAAGAGTAA
- a CDS encoding TRAP transporter substrate-binding protein, producing the protein MSKKNLALLLISLLIIGLLAGCGGGQQNGNDAAPSGNQDKGGTITIKVGHVLAPTHPYTLGLQKFAELVDEKTDGKIKVEVFHSSQLGNERDMVEALQLGTQEMTLVSTAPLASFTKQFLVFDLPFVFKDTESARKVLDSELGQGLLNSLESQGIMGLCYFENGFRHVTNSKHPINKPEDLKGIKIRTMENPIHMATFKVMGADPTPMAFGELFTALQQKTIDAQENPLPIIETSKFYEVQEYLSLTGHFYAPAPLLISKSFFEGLAPELQAALKEAAIEARDYERGLLDDMNAKLVEELKEKGMKVNEPDKTLFVEAVQSVYKQFESDITPELIQKVVDAQK; encoded by the coding sequence ATGTCAAAAAAAAACCTAGCATTATTACTCATTTCTTTATTGATTATTGGTCTATTAGCAGGTTGTGGAGGAGGCCAACAGAACGGTAACGATGCAGCTCCATCCGGAAATCAAGACAAAGGTGGCACTATAACAATTAAAGTTGGTCATGTTCTTGCCCCCACCCATCCTTATACTCTTGGTTTGCAAAAGTTTGCGGAATTAGTTGATGAGAAAACCGATGGTAAAATCAAGGTAGAGGTATTCCATAGCTCTCAACTGGGCAACGAGAGAGATATGGTAGAAGCACTGCAGCTCGGGACCCAAGAGATGACATTGGTATCAACAGCTCCTTTAGCCAGTTTTACAAAGCAGTTTTTGGTTTTTGACTTACCCTTTGTTTTCAAAGATACAGAATCCGCCAGAAAGGTTTTAGACAGCGAATTGGGTCAGGGACTGCTAAATTCTTTAGAGAGCCAAGGGATTATGGGTCTTTGCTATTTTGAAAATGGATTCAGACATGTGACAAACAGCAAACATCCTATAAACAAACCTGAGGATTTAAAAGGAATTAAAATACGGACCATGGAAAATCCAATCCACATGGCTACTTTTAAGGTTATGGGTGCTGATCCTACTCCAATGGCTTTTGGAGAATTGTTCACAGCTCTACAGCAGAAAACCATCGATGCACAGGAAAATCCCTTACCAATAATAGAAACTTCAAAATTCTATGAAGTTCAAGAATATCTTTCTTTAACAGGTCACTTTTATGCACCAGCCCCATTGCTTATCAGTAAATCATTTTTTGAAGGTTTAGCTCCAGAACTTCAGGCAGCTCTAAAAGAAGCAGCTATTGAGGCTAGAGACTATGAGAGAGGTTTGCTCGACGACATGAATGCCAAACTTGTGGAAGAATTGAAGGAAAAAGGCATGAAAGTTAACGAGCCTGATAAAACTCTTTTTGTAGAAGCGGTTCAGTCGGTCTACAAGCAGTTTGAATCAGATATTACTCCTGAGTTAATTCAGAAAGTAGTCGATGCTCAGAAATAA